GTGGCCTTCCAGTCGCTGTGCACGCTCTGCTCTGCGCCTGTTTTTGCCATGCAATATTGCAGTAACTCCGAATTGGTCATCTTTATTCCCCTTACACGCATGCCGCCCACTGAGAACATCTTTTATTCAGTGTGCAGCAAGTCAGCGAAAGGTAAAAGTGAACAGCTCAATTTTGTTTAAAAAAACAGCAATCAGGCAAGTGCAACGCGCCCCCGCTGTTTTAATATTCTGAGTTGACGATCACTTCTTCACCAAACGCACCCGCCTGCGGCAACGGTTTGTAGGTTGAGTTAGAGGCACGCAGAATACGAACACCACGAATCCCCACGTCGCGAGCGGCGGAGATATCGTTATCCGAATCTCCGTAGAACATCAGGATATTTTTACTCTGTAACCACTGTGTTTTCGTGTTCTGGCCTGATTTATCACCCGCGAAAATCACCGGATTCATCGCCGTTGCCGGAATATGGAAGTTATCGGCCAGCGTTTTGGAGACGGTTTCAGTTTTCGTCTGGCTGCGTCCGGTAACAAAGAAGATGCTGTCGCCGCGGCGAACGTGCATATCAATGAGATGACGCGCGACCTCTTTCGGAATGCTGAACTCATCCCAGCCATTATTCATCTTCTCCCAGAATGCCGGATTCTTCAGGTAATCCTCACTGTCCGGAGACCAGGTTTTTTTGCCGCGCCAGAAACCTGGGCTGGAAAACAGCACGGTGTCATCAATATCAAATCCGACGGCCATCGGGGGGCGCCCTGTCAGACTGTTTTCAATCTGTGCAACAGAGACCCAGTGAATGGGGGCTTGCTCTGCGAGCTTAGCGACATTGGTTCCGGGGTTTAACGGAGAAGGAGAAGAGGCCAGAGCTTCGGCGGGACCGTTTAGTGTGAACAATAAGCAAACGGCGCTCAATGCCAACGTTATCTTGCGCATATTTTTCCCTAAATAGTCATCTAGTTATGATTATAAAATTGAGCCTGCGCTCAATAAAACTCTCTGACCATAACCCCGGAGGGGGGTTAATGGAAGAATTATCTCCGGTTTTGTTATAGAAAAAGAGCATGATCACATCCGCCCCTTAATTTATGTTACTGAATGTAATAATTCTCGATATAACAACCTGTGTGATAAACCACACAAGACCTGATGTATTCTGCTCACTTACTCACACAATGGTACTATTTCATTTCTCATCATCACTGCGTAAGGAATATACTCGTCGCATTTATCATTACACATCCATGGATACTGAATGAGAACACCATGCTCTTTTATTATAAAAAATAGGTGGCGCTTTCACATCACAAGTATTTTTCTCCTGCTATTAATGCTGACTATCTCTATATTATTTTTGCATATGCGTTTTATGACATTAGTCGGCACTGATAAAATGCGTTTAGAGATGTACAAGTCAACATTATATTCAACGATAGATCAATACTATATTTTGCCTTATATGCTATCGATGGATAATGTAATAAAACAATCTATGGAGCAACCGGGCGATAATGTTTCCGAGAAACTGAATAAGCATGTTGAATTTTTCAACACACAATTAAAAACAGCTGCGATATTTATTCTTGATGCGCAAGGAAAAACAATTGCTTCCAGTAACTGGAAAGAACCCGGAAGCTATGTGGGTCAGGACTATAGCTATCGTCCCTACTATAAACAAGCGATGATGGGACTGAACGGCAGATTCTATGGTATCGGCAGCACCACGAACACCCCGGGATTCTTCCTGTCTACCGGTATCAAGCATGAGGGAAAAATCGTTGGCGTCGTGGTCGTTAAAATCAGCCTTAATGACATTGAAAACGTATGGGCAGAAGGTCCTGAAAACATTATCGTGAGTGATGAACACAGCATTATATTTTTAAGTTCAAAGTCACAATGGCGAATGAGAACCTTAGAACCATTACCGTCTCAAATAAAAGAAAAATTACAATTAACACGACAATACAGTTTAAATAACCTTTTACCTGCCGATTATTACCCATGTTTTACATTTAATAATTTTCTTTTTTTAAAAGAAAAAGCAAATCAATTTTGTTTATTACCGCGTTTTTATACTCAGCAAATTTCCATTCCAGAGTTTAACTGGAAAATGACGATCATTGTGCCATTAGATAATTTCTACTGGACATGGGTAATTTCACTGACCATCACCCTCATTTTGTATTTACTGGTACTGGTTATCATCAAATACTGGCGCATGCGCTCGCATGCTCAACAGTTATTAACACAGGCAAACGAAACGCTTGAGATGCAGGTTAAAGAACGTACTTATGCCCTTGAGTCCATGAACCAAAAACTGCTTCAGGAGATGAAAGAACGCAGCCAGGCAGAGCACATTATTCAGCTAACGCGCAGCGAACTGGCCGAATCCAACAAGCTTGCCGCCTTAGGCCAGATGGCAACAGAAATCGCCCATGAGCAAAACCAACCGCTGGCCGCGATCCATGCCCTGACGGACAACGCCCGCACGATGCTGGCGAAAAAGATGTATTCACAGACAGACCAGAATCTCAAATACATCATTTCCGTTGTCGAACGAATGACCCAGTTAATGTCGGAGCTAAAAACCTTCGCCTCCCGCCATCGGGTGCCAAAAGGTTCTGCGGATGTAATTAAAGTGATGTACAGCGCGGTCGCGCTGCTGAATCACAGCATGGAA
This Citrobacter enshiensis DNA region includes the following protein-coding sequences:
- the aphA gene encoding acid phosphatase AphA; amino-acid sequence: MRKITLALSAVCLLFTLNGPAEALASSPSPLNPGTNVAKLAEQAPIHWVSVAQIENSLTGRPPMAVGFDIDDTVLFSSPGFWRGKKTWSPDSEDYLKNPAFWEKMNNGWDEFSIPKEVARHLIDMHVRRGDSIFFVTGRSQTKTETVSKTLADNFHIPATAMNPVIFAGDKSGQNTKTQWLQSKNILMFYGDSDNDISAARDVGIRGVRILRASNSTYKPLPQAGAFGEEVIVNSEY
- a CDS encoding ATP-binding protein — protein: MLTISILFLHMRFMTLVGTDKMRLEMYKSTLYSTIDQYYILPYMLSMDNVIKQSMEQPGDNVSEKLNKHVEFFNTQLKTAAIFILDAQGKTIASSNWKEPGSYVGQDYSYRPYYKQAMMGLNGRFYGIGSTTNTPGFFLSTGIKHEGKIVGVVVVKISLNDIENVWAEGPENIIVSDEHSIIFLSSKSQWRMRTLEPLPSQIKEKLQLTRQYSLNNLLPADYYPCFTFNNFLFLKEKANQFCLLPRFYTQQISIPEFNWKMTIIVPLDNFYWTWVISLTITLILYLLVLVIIKYWRMRSHAQQLLTQANETLEMQVKERTYALESMNQKLLQEMKERSQAEHIIQLTRSELAESNKLAALGQMATEIAHEQNQPLAAIHALTDNARTMLAKKMYSQTDQNLKYIISVVERMTQLMSELKTFASRHRVPKGSADVIKVMYSAVALLNHSMEKNNLERRIKAPSSPLFVGCDELGLEQIFSNLITNALDAMEDQQRKRLDISIYKEDHKVIITLKDNGCGFSPQIIERIFEAFFTTKRRGIGLGLAIVSEIVRNSNGTIHASNHPEGGAMVTLSWPEWREDNGK